The genome window GAAAGCTTAAGCGAAGGTAAGACGTGATCTGTTACCTTGATATAATCGATGAACTCTTGCAAAAGGTTACGAGactgaaatgtaaacaaacatacaaacactgTCAATTTGATTGGGTTTCCTTCAGCGGAGAGCACATGGACAGACACACACCTCCTGCTCTGTGAGCTCCTCTGACTCTCCCTGCTCCTCAATCACAAACGCCTCCTTCAGTCTCTGATACTCCTCCTCTTCTCTCCTCTCCTGCTCCTCTTTGGCTTGCCGCAACTCCTCATCCTGTAAAGAAGCACGGGGGATTATCTCACCAATATGTTTTCTCACTTATGCCATGAGGCGTTGTGTCTTATTAATGGAGACCTGTTTCTGCTCCTGGAGTCGCTCGTTCTCGtcctctttctgtctctcttggTCTCTGAGCTCCTGCATTTTCTTCCTCTCCTCTCGTTCTTCCATTTCTgcctgtaacacaaacacacaaacatcacgcGAGTAAGCTAAGTTCAGCTGAACGCGAGATGGGTCAGCGCAGCGGGATCAGGACCTCTCTCTGAGCTTTCCGAGCCTGTTTCTCCTCCAGCTTCCTCTGTTTCTTCGCTCCAACTTTACCAGCGGCTTGAGGACGTTCGTCAGACGGATGTCTGTCCTCTTCGATCTCATCTGCTTCTACAGGATCGACCTCTGAGAAGAGTTCATTGAGTTCGGTTAGAAATGCGTTCTGTAATGAACTCGGCCACAAAATGAATGTCATCAGGAACTGGTTGTGTCTTAAagaaacactttatttatttgaaaacattttgaggCTCTCGCGATCTGTCTTGTGACCTTCATCATTACTGATGGGTAATACCGTCGTCTGGTGTGTTTTGCTGTATCCGTTGCTGTGCAGTCACTCTGCTGTGGAGGTTTCTACGGCGACGGGGCATCCCTGCTGCCCGTTCCTCCACCGCCGCCTGTGGACGCGCCACGGCTCTAGCCACCACATTCTGAGCGTGTTCACGATCTGCTGTTGAGAAACACAACAACGGTTTCAACAACACTACACGTGTGCTTTACATGTCACCCGTCCAACCTTAAGTTCATTCCCACATGTTCGGTTCAGTTAAATCGTGTGCATTGTTGAGTTTAGTAAATCAACCAACCAATGTGGGGTTTGAACAGACGGGCACATTTAGACTAAATCTCACAACCACATCCAGATAGCAAATATAAGAAATTAAGAAATCTGGAACTTTTAATATCTCTTGGTATGGTTTTGTCGCAAGGATGCACTTTGATATTATATTAAGAAAACCTTaatcttaaagagacagttcacacaaaacaaaaattctttcaaccttgttccaaatctttattaatgtatttttttcagatgaacacagagaaagatatttgaaagaatgcttgtaaaatGTAACTAGTAGGAAttcacaatggaagtcaaaagagTTCCAGAACTGAtgatgtcctacattcttcaaaatattcttctgagcttttctgtagctcagtggtaagagcattgcggtaacaacgcaaggttgtgggttcgtcccaggggattgcaaatacctatgtaaaatgtatagcataaagcaatgtaagtcgctttggataacagcgtctgccaaatgcctaaatgtaaatgtaaaatatctacttttgtgttcaacagaacaaagaaatgtataaagctaGTTTtacaactatggtagtcaatggtggccaagaactgttcggtttcaaccattcttccaaatatctttctcttgtTCATCAGTGGGTGAGTAACGTTAAATGACGACAGAactttcgtttttgggtgaactgtttctttaaaagaagTGTTCCTCATGCAAAATATTAGAAAagagattttaatgttgaatatTAACGTCTAATGCACATGACAGGTTTACATCTGAAGAAATATTCCACTTAAAGTATTGACAGACGTCACATTGGTATCAGAGTTTAATGTTGTTATAAAAGCTTCAGAGACCTTTGTCTCGTTATTATTCAGTACATTACTAGACTTGGCAAGATTGCATTTGCTGTTATTTATTCTCTAAATggtcaaatgtttctttattgtcaGATATCGTGAGCATCTGTCATACATCTATGTGTAGCATCTGTCAAGAGATTAAAGTCAATTATTCGACTCACCTGTCTCAACACGCGCACGAAGCTTCACAGCAAAAAGTATGAGAATGAGCAGAATACTCGCAGATAGTATATAAATAACTACATCCATTTTAATcgataaaaataatacattaaacagtaaaaatcCGATGACTGTTACATTAGTCTCTGTGGAAGTTGACGTTGTATTTGCGTGTTTAACTTCCGGGCCACATGCGCCACCTGCAGGACTGGAGTATATAATCACTAACAATAAGTCAGACTTTAGAGGCAGacggttcaccccaaaattaaaatgctgtcatcatttactcaccttcgagttgttgcaaatgtgtctaaatgtctttattctgatgaacacagagaaagatatttggaagaatgcttgaaaccaaacagttctcacccaccattgactcccatagtgggGGTCAAAATCCCTTTATCATCAGTTggtatgttgaacacaaaataagatattttgaagaatgtactaCACCATACAGTTCtagagcacttttgactaccattgtagttgtcctactatgggagtcaatggggggcaatatCTTTTATAagctttcttctaaatatctttgagattatcaaaacaaaataaatgtgtacaaatatccctttaaattgggCCCTTCTGGCTTCATTCTGGCATATTCTTTCTCAGTCTTGGGTCAAACAGCGTTACGCTCGtttttcagaatcagaagagctttattgccaagtgtgcttgcacacacaaTGAATTCAACACAATGATAA of Triplophysa dalaica isolate WHDGS20190420 chromosome 4, ASM1584641v1, whole genome shotgun sequence contains these proteins:
- the LOC130420057 gene encoding DDRGK domain-containing protein 1-like isoform X1, whose protein sequence is MDVVIYILSASILLILILFAVKLRARVETADREHAQNVVARAVARPQAAVEERAAGMPRRRRNLHSRVTAQQRIQQNTPDDEVDPVEADEIEEDRHPSDERPQAAGKVGAKKQRKLEEKQARKAQREAEMEEREERKKMQELRDQERQKEDENERLQEQKQDEELRQAKEEQERREEEEYQRLKEAFVIEEQGESEELTEQESRNLLQEFIDYIKRSKVVLLEDLASHFGMRTQDAIARLQDLMAQGSLTGVIDDRGKFIFITPEELNAVADFIRQRGRVSITELARASNTLINLNPDIQSQ
- the LOC130420057 gene encoding DDRGK domain-containing protein 1-like isoform X2 — protein: MDVVIYILSASILLILILFAVKLRARVETDREHAQNVVARAVARPQAAVEERAAGMPRRRRNLHSRVTAQQRIQQNTPDDEVDPVEADEIEEDRHPSDERPQAAGKVGAKKQRKLEEKQARKAQREAEMEEREERKKMQELRDQERQKEDENERLQEQKQDEELRQAKEEQERREEEEYQRLKEAFVIEEQGESEELTEQESRNLLQEFIDYIKRSKVVLLEDLASHFGMRTQDAIARLQDLMAQGSLTGVIDDRGKFIFITPEELNAVADFIRQRGRVSITELARASNTLINLNPDIQSQ